A portion of the Rhodopseudomonas sp. BAL398 genome contains these proteins:
- a CDS encoding aminotransferase class I/II-fold pyridoxal phosphate-dependent enzyme: MAMMAPSVSASDAGSSHAAGQSERSPFARLTELLAPYQPGQSLINLSVGEPQHPVPDFVGPVLSQHIAEFGRYPAAKGIEPFRRAVAAWLSRRFDLPRALDPESEILVLNGSREGLFLAALAAARFVSPRPGKPAILLPNPFYPAYGAGARAAGCEPIFLPTTLANGFLPDLDALDEATLARTVAIYLASPANPQGAVASRGYFQRLKALADRHGFMILSDECYSEIYTQIAPGSALEVAGPDFANVVAFQSLSKRSNLAGMRVGFVAGDAAFLKAFHELRNVAAPQVPVPLQHVAVAAFSDERHVEENRRLYRLKFDLADQIIGARYGYKRPAGGFCLWLDVSDHGGDEAATVKLFRDGGVRVIPGSYLARQQPDGGNPGTGYIRVAMVQDSETTAEALHRLVKILG; the protein is encoded by the coding sequence ATGGCTATGATGGCCCCCTCCGTCTCGGCGTCCGATGCCGGCAGTTCCCATGCTGCCGGCCAGAGCGAACGCTCGCCCTTCGCCCGGCTGACCGAATTGCTGGCGCCGTATCAACCCGGCCAATCCCTGATCAATCTGTCGGTCGGCGAGCCGCAGCATCCGGTGCCGGATTTCGTCGGCCCGGTGCTTTCGCAACACATCGCCGAATTCGGCCGCTATCCCGCCGCCAAGGGGATCGAGCCGTTCCGCCGCGCGGTCGCGGCCTGGCTGTCGCGGCGCTTCGATCTGCCGCGCGCGCTCGATCCGGAGAGCGAAATCCTGGTGCTCAATGGCAGCCGCGAGGGCCTGTTCCTGGCCGCGCTCGCCGCCGCCCGTTTCGTGTCGCCTCGCCCCGGCAAGCCGGCGATTCTGCTGCCCAATCCGTTCTATCCCGCCTATGGGGCCGGCGCCCGCGCCGCCGGCTGCGAGCCGATCTTCCTGCCGACCACGCTGGCCAACGGCTTCTTGCCGGACCTCGACGCACTTGATGAAGCCACTTTGGCGCGGACGGTGGCGATCTATCTGGCTTCGCCGGCCAATCCGCAGGGCGCGGTGGCGTCTCGCGGCTATTTTCAGCGGTTGAAGGCGCTGGCCGACCGCCACGGCTTCATGATCCTGAGCGACGAATGTTATTCGGAGATCTACACCCAGATCGCGCCCGGCAGCGCGCTGGAAGTCGCCGGGCCCGACTTCGCCAATGTGGTGGCGTTCCAGTCGCTGTCGAAGCGCTCCAATCTGGCCGGAATGCGGGTCGGCTTCGTCGCCGGCGATGCGGCCTTTCTCAAGGCGTTTCACGAGCTGCGCAATGTCGCGGCACCGCAGGTGCCGGTGCCGCTGCAGCATGTCGCAGTCGCGGCCTTCAGCGACGAGCGCCATGTCGAGGAGAACCGCAGGCTTTATCGCCTGAAGTTCGATCTCGCCGACCAGATCATCGGCGCGCGCTACGGCTACAAGCGGCCCGCCGGCGGGTTCTGCCTGTGGCTCGACGTCTCCGACCATGGCGGCGACGAGGCCGCGACGGTGAAACTGTTCCGGGACGGCGGTGTCCGCGTCATTCCCGGCAGCTATCTGGCGCGCCAGCAACCCGACGGCGGCAATCCCGGCACCGGCTACATCCGCGTAGCGATGGTGCAGGACAGCGAAACCACGGCCGAGGCGTTGCACCGGCTGGTCAAGATTCTCGGTTAG
- a CDS encoding DNA translocase FtsK, producing MPAIERVIPLVGHLPATIRDALVRRLHELAGLGLIALSGVAAAALMTWSVQDPSLSHATSRAIRNIVGYPGAIGADLAMQILGLGAIGLLLPVAVWGWRMINHRPFDRKALRFGCWILCIITAAGFASCFPHDGSWPLPTGVGGVVGDALVRAPAVVFGPGLIYRIVLGLILGAAMLTTFLIACGFGAQEAEETDLLVDDDQPLEEDREEGSVSLGWLVHALLSTKAQLWRLTKLGYRRLVASAPASTAMPFERQEPRLGGRPSPSIAPNGGHDEDPEIDDIEDDEEDEDVEVEDTAPVVRASRKKAAPRAPQRKPSDKFELPPVSVLTAPKSSDRQPLSKVELETNSRALEGVLGDFGVRGEIVKAHPGPVVTLYELEPAPGIKSSRVIGLADDIARSMSALSARVAVVPGRNAIGIELPNPHREKVLLRELLVAKDGNESVAKLPLCLGKNIGGDSVIVDLARMPHLLIAGTTGSGKSVAINTMILSLLYRLRPDQCRLIMVDPKMLELSVYDGIPHLLTPVVTDPKKAVVALKWAVREMEERYKKMSKLGVRNLDGYNSRLLEAKARGEELTRTVHTGFDKETGKAIYEAEKLDLEPLPYIVIIVDEMADLMMVAGKDIEGAVQRLAQMARAAGLHVILATQRPSVDVITGTIKANFPTRISFQVTSKIDSRTILGEMGAEQLLGQGDMLYMAGGGRISRVHGPFVSDEEVEKVVKHLKTQGQPEYLEAVTAEEPAEGEDGAVFDATGIGGEGGDLFSQAVAIVKRDRKASTSYIQRRLQIGYNRAASLMERMELEGIVGQPNHAGKREILVEEEESGF from the coding sequence ATGCCGGCGATCGAACGTGTCATCCCTCTGGTCGGCCATCTGCCCGCGACGATCCGCGATGCGCTGGTGCGGCGGCTGCATGAGCTGGCCGGACTCGGGCTGATCGCATTGAGCGGCGTCGCCGCCGCAGCGCTGATGACCTGGTCGGTGCAGGACCCCAGCCTCAGCCACGCCACCTCGCGGGCGATCCGCAACATTGTCGGCTATCCGGGGGCGATCGGCGCCGATCTGGCGATGCAGATCCTCGGCCTCGGCGCGATCGGGCTGTTGCTGCCGGTCGCGGTCTGGGGCTGGCGGATGATCAATCACCGGCCGTTCGACCGCAAGGCGCTGCGGTTCGGCTGCTGGATTCTGTGCATCATCACGGCGGCGGGATTCGCCAGCTGCTTTCCGCATGACGGCTCCTGGCCGCTGCCGACCGGCGTCGGCGGCGTGGTCGGCGATGCGCTGGTGCGGGCGCCCGCTGTGGTGTTCGGCCCCGGACTGATCTACCGCATCGTGCTCGGCCTCATCCTCGGCGCCGCCATGCTGACGACCTTCCTGATCGCCTGCGGCTTCGGCGCCCAGGAAGCCGAGGAAACCGATCTGTTGGTCGACGACGACCAGCCGCTGGAGGAAGATCGCGAGGAGGGATCGGTCTCGCTGGGCTGGCTGGTGCATGCGCTGTTGAGCACCAAGGCACAGCTGTGGCGGCTGACCAAGCTCGGCTACCGCCGGCTAGTGGCCAGCGCGCCGGCCAGCACCGCCATGCCGTTCGAGCGCCAAGAGCCGCGGCTCGGCGGCCGGCCAAGCCCGTCGATCGCGCCCAATGGCGGTCATGACGAGGACCCCGAGATCGACGACATCGAGGACGACGAAGAAGACGAGGACGTTGAGGTCGAGGACACCGCCCCGGTGGTCCGCGCCTCACGCAAAAAGGCCGCGCCGCGCGCGCCGCAACGCAAACCCTCCGACAAATTCGAACTGCCGCCGGTGTCGGTGCTGACCGCGCCGAAATCCTCCGACCGCCAGCCGCTGAGCAAGGTCGAACTCGAAACCAATTCGCGGGCGCTGGAAGGCGTGCTCGGCGATTTCGGTGTCCGCGGCGAAATCGTCAAGGCGCATCCGGGCCCGGTGGTGACGCTGTACGAGCTCGAGCCCGCGCCCGGTATCAAATCGTCGCGGGTGATCGGCCTGGCCGACGACATCGCGCGCTCGATGAGCGCGCTGTCGGCCCGCGTCGCGGTGGTGCCCGGCCGCAACGCCATCGGCATCGAACTGCCGAACCCGCATCGCGAAAAGGTGTTGCTGCGCGAATTGCTGGTGGCCAAGGACGGCAATGAATCGGTGGCCAAGCTGCCGCTCTGCCTCGGCAAGAATATCGGCGGCGATTCGGTGATCGTCGATCTCGCCCGGATGCCGCATCTGTTGATCGCCGGCACCACCGGCTCGGGCAAATCGGTCGCCATCAACACCATGATTCTCAGCCTGCTGTACCGGCTGCGGCCGGATCAGTGCCGGCTGATCATGGTCGATCCGAAAATGCTCGAACTCTCCGTCTATGACGGCATCCCGCATCTGCTGACGCCGGTCGTCACAGACCCGAAAAAGGCGGTGGTCGCCCTGAAATGGGCGGTGCGCGAGATGGAAGAGCGCTACAAGAAGATGTCGAAGCTCGGGGTGCGCAATCTCGACGGCTATAATTCCCGCCTGCTCGAAGCCAAGGCGCGCGGCGAGGAATTGACCCGCACGGTGCATACCGGCTTCGACAAGGAGACCGGCAAGGCGATCTACGAAGCCGAGAAGCTCGACCTCGAACCGCTGCCCTATATCGTCATCATCGTCGACGAAATGGCCGACCTGATGATGGTGGCCGGCAAGGACATCGAAGGCGCGGTGCAGCGCCTGGCGCAGATGGCGCGCGCCGCCGGCCTGCATGTGATCCTGGCGACGCAACGGCCCTCGGTCGATGTCATCACCGGCACCATCAAGGCGAATTTCCCGACCCGCATTTCCTTCCAGGTGACTTCAAAGATCGACAGCCGCACCATTCTGGGCGAGATGGGCGCCGAACAGCTGCTCGGCCAGGGCGACATGCTCTATATGGCGGGCGGCGGCCGGATCAGCCGCGTCCACGGCCCGTTCGTCTCCGACGAGGAGGTCGAGAAGGTGGTGAAGCACCTCAAGACCCAGGGCCAGCCGGAATATCTCGAGGCGGTCACCGCCGAAGAACCGGCCGAAGGCGAGGATGGCGCAGTGTTCGACGCCACCGGCATAGGCGGCGAGGGCGGCGACCTGTTCTCGCAGGCGGTCGCGATCGTCAAACGGGACCGCAAGGCCTCGACCAGCTATATTCAGCGCCGGCTGCAGATCGGCTATAACCGCGCCGCGTCGCTGATGGAGCGGATGGAACTGGAAGGCATTGTCGGCCAGCCCAACCATGCCGGCAAACGCGAAATCCTGGTCGAAGAAGAAGAGAGCGGCTTTTAG
- a CDS encoding outer membrane lipoprotein carrier protein LolA — MDFDDLEPRNRHSAGLAPTRRRHDAITPGQDNQLNTDDTASAPRSSHRAVPRATLAMFAAALIATATMPPAAAEQVPMPKPSPKGREIQLSASEPRPQLQARAQTQPQAKPPAPTAAPEPVIPDPRRNVPASIFNSFNDKQKAEAAKVSTYLSSLQTLVGQFVQVGPDGSKLKGDFYIQKPGKVRFEYDAPSPISMVSDGTSLVVRDRKLGTQDVYPLSQTPLRYLLSDRIDLLRDTNVVSVTSDDLYISVIIEEKNTLVGTSRLLLMLSTKDNQLKQWTVTDPQGYDTTVAIYNVDSTQKLDPALFKIDFTNYATPNN; from the coding sequence ATGGACTTTGACGACCTGGAGCCGCGAAATCGCCACAGCGCCGGGTTAGCGCCGACGCGGCGACGCCACGATGCAATCACTCCCGGGCAGGACAACCAATTGAACACAGATGACACCGCTTCGGCGCCGCGTTCCTCGCACCGGGCTGTCCCGCGCGCGACCCTGGCGATGTTTGCCGCGGCATTGATCGCCACCGCGACCATGCCGCCGGCCGCCGCGGAGCAGGTTCCGATGCCGAAGCCGTCGCCCAAGGGCCGCGAGATCCAGCTCAGCGCCTCCGAACCGCGGCCGCAATTGCAGGCCAGAGCGCAGACGCAGCCGCAAGCCAAGCCGCCGGCGCCGACCGCCGCGCCGGAGCCGGTGATTCCCGATCCTCGCCGCAATGTCCCGGCCAGCATTTTCAACAGTTTCAACGATAAGCAGAAGGCCGAGGCCGCCAAGGTCAGCACCTATCTGTCGTCGCTGCAGACCCTGGTCGGACAATTCGTCCAGGTCGGCCCCGACGGCAGCAAGCTGAAGGGGGATTTCTATATCCAGAAGCCCGGCAAGGTCCGGTTCGAATATGACGCGCCGAGCCCGATCTCGATGGTCTCCGACGGCACCTCGCTGGTGGTGCGCGACCGCAAGCTCGGCACCCAGGACGTCTATCCGCTGTCGCAGACCCCGCTGCGCTATCTGCTCAGCGACCGCATCGATCTGTTGCGCGACACCAATGTTGTAAGCGTCACTTCCGACGATCTCTATATCAGCGTCATCATCGAGGAAAAGAACACGCTGGTCGGCACCAGCCGGCTGTTGCTGATGCTCAGCACCAAGGACAATCAGCTCAAGCAATGGACCGTGACCGACCCGCAGGGTTACGATACCACGGTGGCGATCTACAATGTCGACAGCACCCAGAAACTCGATCCGGCGCTGTTCAAGATCGATTTCACCAACTACGCGACCCCGAATAATTAG
- a CDS encoding exodeoxyribonuclease III: MTFTLTTWNINSVRLRIELVANFLETRRPDVLCLQETKCPDDAFPLKRLKQLGYEHVALNGQKGYHGVAVISKIPFHSSDIRVFCDNLDSRHISVALDIAGAPLVLHNFYVPAGGDIPDPALNAKFLHKLSFLDEMKACAPLHPVGDARHILVGDLNVAPHENDVWSHKQLLKVVSHTPIECEKLLAVQATGNWIDVARARIPLSEKLYTWWSYRSADWTAADRGRRLDHIWVSPALGSYVRDFQVTRDARGWERPSDHVPVTVTLEL, from the coding sequence ATGACCTTCACCTTGACCACATGGAATATCAATTCGGTGCGGCTGCGCATCGAGCTGGTGGCGAATTTCCTCGAGACTCGGCGGCCCGACGTGCTGTGCTTGCAGGAGACCAAATGTCCGGACGACGCCTTTCCGCTGAAGCGTTTGAAGCAGCTGGGTTATGAGCACGTCGCGCTGAACGGCCAGAAGGGCTATCACGGCGTCGCGGTGATCTCGAAGATCCCGTTCCACAGCAGCGATATCCGCGTGTTCTGCGACAATCTCGATTCGCGCCACATCTCGGTGGCGCTCGACATCGCAGGCGCGCCGCTAGTGCTGCATAATTTCTACGTCCCCGCCGGCGGCGACATTCCGGATCCCGCGCTCAACGCGAAATTCCTGCACAAGCTGTCATTCCTCGACGAGATGAAGGCCTGCGCGCCGCTGCATCCCGTCGGCGACGCCCGCCATATCCTGGTCGGCGACCTCAATGTCGCGCCGCATGAAAACGACGTCTGGTCGCACAAGCAATTGTTGAAGGTGGTGTCGCACACGCCGATCGAATGCGAGAAATTGCTGGCAGTGCAGGCTACGGGCAATTGGATCGACGTCGCGCGCGCCAGGATCCCGCTCAGCGAAAAGCTCTACACCTGGTGGAGCTACCGCTCCGCAGACTGGACCGCGGCCGATCGCGGCCGACGGCTCGACCACATCTGGGTATCGCCGGCGCTGGGTAGCTACGTGCGCGATTTCCAGGTCACTCGCGACGCCCGCGGCTGGGAGCGGCCCAGCGACCACGTCCCGGTGACGGTGACGCTGGAGCTGTAA
- a CDS encoding cyclic nucleotide-binding domain-containing protein: MSIEDDVALLERVPTLRLLGSVSLRMLAIGSDQRDLGRDEVLFNAGDQADAGYVVQRGSFRVLPADGGKHELTAGPGTLIGELALIVAMPRPSSAVALEYSSVIRISRSLFQRVLESDPDAALRLRDEFAARTSQIASDIVMAGAKLGS; this comes from the coding sequence ATGTCGATCGAAGATGATGTTGCCCTGCTCGAGCGCGTCCCGACGCTGCGGCTGTTGGGCAGCGTGTCGTTGCGCATGCTGGCGATCGGCTCCGACCAGCGCGATCTCGGCCGCGACGAGGTTCTGTTCAACGCCGGCGACCAGGCCGACGCCGGCTATGTGGTGCAGCGCGGCTCGTTCCGGGTTCTGCCCGCCGACGGCGGCAAGCATGAACTCACCGCCGGCCCCGGCACGCTGATCGGCGAGCTGGCGCTGATCGTCGCGATGCCGCGGCCGTCGAGCGCGGTGGCGCTGGAATATTCCTCGGTGATCCGGATCTCGCGCAGCCTGTTCCAGCGGGTGCTGGAAAGCGACCCCGATGCGGCGCTGCGGCTGCGCGATGAATTCGCCGCCCGCACCAGCCAGATTGCTAGCGACATCGTGATGGCCGGCGCCAAGCTGGGTTCCTGA
- a CDS encoding response regulator transcription factor — MPNARKILIVDDDTDLREALVEQLSLHEEFEASAVDTGAKGVLSAKTISPDLVLMDVGLPDTDGREVVRSLRKGGFKAPIIMLTGHDTDSDTILGLESGANDYIAKPFRFAVLLARIRAQLRQHEASEDAVFTVGPYSFRPGSKMLTGANTKKVRLTEKETAILRFLYRAGLLPVSRETLLQEVWGYNSGVTTHTLETHIYRLRQKIENDAANPEILVTEAGGYKLVP; from the coding sequence ATGCCCAACGCCCGTAAGATCCTGATCGTGGACGACGACACCGATCTGCGCGAGGCGCTGGTGGAGCAATTGTCGCTGCACGAGGAATTCGAAGCCTCGGCGGTGGATACCGGCGCCAAGGGCGTGCTGTCGGCCAAGACCATCTCGCCCGATCTGGTGCTGATGGATGTCGGCCTGCCCGACACCGATGGCCGCGAAGTGGTGCGCAGCCTGCGCAAGGGCGGCTTCAAGGCCCCGATCATCATGCTGACCGGCCACGACACCGATTCCGATACGATTCTGGGGCTGGAATCCGGCGCCAACGACTATATCGCCAAGCCATTCCGTTTTGCCGTGCTGCTGGCGCGGATCCGCGCCCAGCTGCGCCAGCATGAGGCCAGCGAGGACGCGGTGTTCACGGTCGGACCGTATAGCTTCCGTCCCGGCTCCAAGATGCTGACCGGTGCCAATACCAAGAAGGTCCGGCTGACCGAAAAGGAGACCGCGATCCTGCGCTTCCTGTACCGCGCCGGGCTGCTGCCGGTATCGCGCGAGACCCTGCTGCAGGAAGTCTGGGGCTATAATTCGGGCGTCACCACGCACACGCTGGAGACCCATATCTACCGGCTGCGCCAAAAGATCGAGAACGACGCGGCGAATCCCGAGATTCTGGTGACCGAAGCCGGTGGCTACAAACTCGTGCCGTGA
- a CDS encoding L,D-transpeptidase codes for MKKPAIPKPYAIFRDRPAARIAVRRGAGNRSRGWLLVDGRAIAVALGRGGILANKREGDGGTPRGSFHPLRLWWRADRAPRPRTQLPIRAIGADDAWCEDPASRHYNQPVRRGPGEGGDRLRRDDHLYDYIIEIDHNAAPRIAGRGSAVFLHLARDNFGPTAGCVAMTKPAMLRLLARIGPRTRIEIG; via the coding sequence ATGAAAAAACCCGCTATACCAAAGCCTTACGCGATATTTCGGGATCGGCCGGCGGCCCGGATCGCGGTTCGTCGCGGCGCCGGGAATCGCAGTCGGGGCTGGCTGCTGGTCGACGGCCGCGCCATCGCGGTGGCGCTTGGCCGCGGCGGCATCCTGGCCAACAAGCGCGAGGGCGATGGCGGCACGCCGCGCGGCAGCTTCCATCCGCTGCGGCTATGGTGGCGGGCCGACCGCGCGCCGCGGCCACGGACGCAGCTGCCGATCCGCGCCATCGGCGCCGATGACGCCTGGTGCGAGGATCCGGCCAGCCGGCATTACAACCAGCCGGTGCGGCGCGGTCCGGGTGAGGGCGGCGACCGGCTGCGGCGCGACGATCATCTGTATGATTACATCATCGAAATCGACCACAACGCGGCACCGCGGATCGCCGGCCGCGGCAGCGCCGTATTCCTGCATCTGGCGCGCGACAATTTCGGCCCGACCGCCGGCTGCGTCGCCATGACCAAGCCGGCGATGCTGCGGCTGTTGGCGCGGATCGGACCAAGGACGCGGATCGAGATCGGGTGA
- a CDS encoding YggS family pyridoxal phosphate-dependent enzyme yields the protein MVDNPTPPDAAPLTSSSPSGLAAVEHDIARACQAAGRERSAVTLIAVSKTFDGEAIVPVLQSGQRVFGENRVQEAKAKWPALTAAFPGTQLHLIGPLQSNKAKEAVALFDAIHSVDRPSLCEALGKELAQQQRRLDLFVQLNTGEEPQKAGVAPAEADGFLAACRDTYGLTISGLMCIPPVDEAPAPHFALTAKIAARNGLSKLSMGMSADFAIAIQFGATHVRVGSAIFGKR from the coding sequence TTGGTTGACAATCCGACACCGCCGGACGCCGCGCCATTAACCTCGTCTTCACCAAGCGGGCTGGCCGCGGTTGAGCACGACATCGCGCGCGCCTGCCAGGCGGCGGGCCGCGAGCGTTCCGCCGTGACGCTGATCGCGGTCTCGAAAACCTTCGACGGCGAGGCCATCGTGCCGGTGCTGCAATCAGGCCAGCGCGTGTTCGGCGAGAACCGGGTGCAGGAGGCCAAGGCGAAATGGCCGGCGCTGACCGCGGCCTTTCCGGGCACGCAACTGCATCTGATCGGACCGCTGCAATCCAACAAGGCCAAGGAAGCGGTGGCGCTGTTCGACGCGATCCATTCGGTCGACCGCCCGAGCCTGTGCGAAGCGCTAGGCAAGGAGCTGGCGCAACAGCAGCGCCGGCTCGACCTGTTCGTGCAGCTCAACACCGGCGAGGAGCCGCAAAAGGCCGGCGTCGCGCCGGCCGAGGCCGATGGCTTCCTCGCGGCCTGTCGCGACACTTACGGGCTGACGATTTCCGGCCTGATGTGCATCCCCCCGGTCGACGAAGCGCCGGCGCCGCATTTCGCGCTGACGGCGAAGATCGCCGCCCGTAACGGGCTGAGTAAGCTGTCGATGGGCATGAGCGCCGATTTCGCCATCGCGATCCAGTTCGGCGCCACCCATGTCCGGGTCGGCTCGGCGATTTTCGGGAAGCGCTAG
- a CDS encoding diguanylate cyclase domain-containing protein: protein MSRISIIRNKVRLRALLGIRARLVVLALILVSPLMFDRIRSLEEARIKQVAELSSELAKLAQRAADAQREVISSVEAVLKSTAYIHAAASHIGKGCAILRASMRVDLPSIRMIAVADADGVIRCSTSSIFVGGNVKDRAYFKKALETHDFVVSDFLVGRQTKTGTILAAYPVSAVAGGEDAVVIAGMNLDWMSGVMGDLAGRTGVTAALVDSEGVILATPPGQSSLIGTSIETLGLAPALINNVPGSRTAMVVRSDGRLVSFARIPGTKTRLVVSIDEAKVSAAINHEIRTAYLQLAMACLVVLLGALVAAERLIVRPIGILTATATKFGQGDWSARATRSGLPAEFVPLAKAFNAMARKLGERERELVASNNQLTVMASIDVLSGLANRRGFQGRLDFEWMKAQQDGGKVALLMIDVDHFKLYNDSCGHPEGDACLSRIGETLAGIAERTSGLAARYGGEEFCLLVPQTDAEESLRVGEMVRAAVEELSIPHRTSAFQHVTVSVGMACISPSDALHPRDLIEAADAALYAAKHRGRNTVVQHGFIRSTDTDSPMALAG, encoded by the coding sequence ATGTCACGCATATCGATCATTCGCAACAAAGTCCGGCTCAGGGCCCTGCTGGGGATTCGCGCACGGCTGGTGGTGCTGGCCCTGATCCTGGTCAGTCCCCTGATGTTCGACCGGATCCGCTCGCTCGAAGAGGCGCGGATCAAGCAGGTCGCCGAGCTTTCCAGCGAATTGGCCAAGCTCGCCCAGCGCGCCGCCGACGCGCAGCGCGAAGTGATTTCCTCGGTCGAGGCGGTGCTGAAATCGACCGCCTATATCCATGCCGCGGCCTCGCATATCGGCAAGGGCTGCGCCATCCTGCGCGCCAGCATGCGCGTCGATCTGCCGTCGATCCGCATGATCGCGGTGGCCGATGCCGATGGCGTCATTCGCTGTTCGACCTCGTCGATCTTTGTCGGCGGCAATGTCAAAGACCGGGCCTATTTCAAAAAGGCGCTGGAGACCCATGATTTCGTGGTGAGCGATTTCCTGGTCGGGCGGCAGACCAAGACCGGCACCATTCTGGCCGCCTATCCGGTCTCGGCGGTTGCCGGCGGCGAAGATGCCGTCGTCATTGCGGGGATGAATCTCGACTGGATGTCAGGGGTGATGGGCGATCTGGCCGGGCGAACCGGTGTGACCGCCGCATTGGTCGACAGCGAGGGCGTCATTCTGGCGACCCCGCCTGGACAGTCCAGCCTGATCGGCACCTCCATCGAAACGCTCGGGCTGGCTCCCGCCCTGATCAACAATGTCCCCGGCTCGCGAACCGCGATGGTGGTGCGCAGTGACGGACGGCTGGTCTCTTTCGCCCGGATTCCCGGTACCAAGACCCGGCTGGTGGTCAGCATCGACGAAGCCAAGGTATCGGCCGCCATCAATCACGAGATCCGCACCGCCTATCTTCAATTGGCCATGGCCTGTCTGGTGGTGCTGCTGGGCGCGCTGGTCGCGGCCGAGCGGTTGATCGTGCGGCCGATCGGCATCCTCACCGCGACGGCGACGAAATTCGGCCAGGGCGACTGGTCGGCGCGCGCCACCCGGTCGGGACTGCCCGCCGAATTCGTGCCGCTGGCCAAGGCGTTCAACGCGATGGCGCGCAAGCTGGGCGAGCGCGAGCGCGAGCTCGTCGCCAGCAACAACCAGCTCACCGTGATGGCCTCGATCGACGTGCTGTCGGGACTGGCCAACCGTCGCGGCTTCCAGGGCCGGCTCGACTTCGAATGGATGAAGGCGCAGCAGGATGGCGGTAAGGTCGCGCTGTTGATGATCGATGTCGATCATTTCAAGCTCTATAATGACAGCTGCGGCCATCCCGAAGGCGACGCCTGTCTCAGCCGGATCGGCGAGACCCTGGCGGGCATTGCCGAGCGGACCAGCGGCTTGGCGGCGCGCTATGGCGGCGAGGAATTCTGCCTGCTGGTGCCGCAAACCGACGCCGAGGAATCGCTGCGGGTCGGCGAGATGGTGCGCGCCGCGGTGGAGGAATTGTCGATTCCGCATCGGACCAGCGCGTTCCAGCACGTCACCGTCAGCGTCGGCATGGCTTGCATCAGCCCGAGCGACGCGCTGCACCCGCGCGATCTGATCGAAGCCGCCGACGCCGCGCTCTATGCCGCCAAGCATCGCGGCCGCAACACCGTGGTCCAGCACGGCTTCATCCGCAGCACCGACACCGACAGCCCAATGGCGCTGGCGGGGTAA